One genomic segment of Primulina tabacum isolate GXHZ01 chromosome 9, ASM2559414v2, whole genome shotgun sequence includes these proteins:
- the LOC142555299 gene encoding ubiquitin carboxyl-terminal hydrolase 15-like isoform X2 has product MLELRRTDISTSFFVFIVLPLVTYVLLGKWSEASRRKERINLIAKQAAEEALRVEDMAVGSVIPLSSVPNGGRHLCGRCSGPATTRCSQCKSVWYCSGNCQIIHWRQVHKFECHQLANKCHVLSPKCISLEDSQASISYDETIDPNPLEYNVKEPSLEKINVSMNGNSDQKSTLHENNMVERQLSNAFSNVCSNGILNSKATTIGDVNACDIQMDLTSGEHLSQKGNGGKTRMSSLENGNKARNTLLPCRDEPQKSKKSGVKRSKNSTDKSSVVRVNDNILFPESSRIANLGMMSMIGVTKSMKNDHERHSEDCVRKEKKMLFPYEEFVKFFQFEVLNVSPKGLVNCGNSCYANAVLQCLTWTKPLIIYHHRRSHSRAGCAKNWCLMCELERHVMTLSGSGHPLSAWNILMHIRSLNSQIGTGSQEDAHEILRLIVASMQSICLERLGGENVVDPILQETTFIQHTFGGRLRSKVKCLRCHQESERYENIMDLTLEIFGWVESLEDALTQFTSSEDLDGDNLYRCGRCASYVRARKELRIQEAPNILTIVLKRFREGNYGKINKCVTFPEMLDMIPFMTGTDDIPPLYTLYAVVVHLDTSNASFSGHYISYVRDLQGNWFKIDDTEVQPVELSQVMSEGAYILFYARSHPRRKKDPPNQSSIYPKKSRSKTEKSSKSDDNFIRRDTGLGNNPRKNLLRQIRSIPPIPKNYTEFSDAASCNSPLFTSSDDSSFTTESTSDSFSTADYVDTVPFSSVFQSLYPADSVSRRTISCSMFPDSIPEAGYVHEEKGFVSVSFVQNLTSQDCGVDPERSDAVLRSTGLLDDYSYGVNLNYDDDSINGPAQTYI; this is encoded by the exons ATGCTTGAGCTAAGGCGTACCGATATATCGACTTCATTTTTTGTCTTCATAGTGCTTCCCTTGGTTACGTATGTTTTACTGGGAAAATGGAGTGAGGCTTCAAGAAGGAAAGAGCGGATTAATTTGATTGCCAAACAGGCAGCAGAGGAAGCCCTTCGAGTCGAAGATATGGCTGTCGGTAGTGTTATCCCTCTCTCGAGTGTTCCAAATGGTGGCCGTCATCTTTGTGGAAGGTGCTCTGGACCCGCTACAACTCGTTGCTCCCAATGCAAATCAGTTTGGTATTG TTCTGGAAATTGTCAGATTATTCACTGGAGGCAAGTTCACAAGTTTGAGTGCCATCAATTAGCAAACAAATGCCATGTATTGTCACCAAAATGTATCTCACTTGAGGACTCTCAAGCAAGCATCTCATATGATGAAACTATAGATCCAAATCCGCTCGAATACAATGTGAAGGAGCCGAGTCTTGAGAAAATCAATGTCAGCATGAATGGAAATTCTGATCAGAAAAGCACGTTGCATGAAAACAACATGGTTGAAAGGCAACTCTCAAATGCTTTCAGTAATGTATGTTCCAATGGGATTTTGAACTCAAAGGCTACAACAATTGGCGACGTAAATGCATGTGACATTCAAATGGACTTAACCAGCGGAGAACACCTGTCTCAGAAAGGAAATGGCGGGAAGACGAGAATGAGTTCGTTGGAAAATGGCAATAAGGCGAGAAACACATTGCTTCCTTGTCGGGATGAACCgcaaaaatctaaaaaatcagGGGTGAAAAGGTCCAAAAATAGCACAGACAAGTCAA gTGTTGTTAGGGTGAACGATAACATTCTATTTCCGGAAAGCAGCAGAATTGCAAACCTTGGAATGATGAGTATGATTGGTGTGACAAAGTCCATGAAAAATGACCACGAGAGACATTCAGAAGATTGCGTAAGGAAGGAAAAAAAG ATGCTTTTTCCCTATGAAGAATTTGTGAAGTTCTTTCAGTTTGAAGTTCTCAATGTGTCACCCAAAGGACTCGTGAACTGTGGAAATAG TTGCTACGCCAATGCTGTGTTGCAATGCCTGACGTGGACAAAGCCTCTCATCATTTATCATCATCGCCGGTCACATTCTAGGGCTG GTTGTGCCAAAAATTGGTGCCTAATGTGTGAACTTGAACGCCATGTGATGACCCTGAGTGGAAGTGGACATCCTTTGTCTGCGTGGAACATTCTTATGCATATCCGAAGTCTTAATTCCCAGATCGGCACTGGAAGTCAAGAAGACGCTCATGAAATTTTAAG GCTTATTGTGGCGTCCATGCAGTCAATATGCCTCGAACGTTTGGGCGGGGAAAATGTTGTCGACCCCATACTGCAGGAGACAACTTTTATACAACATACATTTGGGGGTCGTCTTAGATCAAAG GTGAAATGTTTAAGGTGTCACCAAGAGTCAGAGCGGTATGAGAATATAATGGATCTTACGCTGGAGATATTTGGCTGGGTCGAGTCATTGGAGGATGCTCTGACACAGTTCACTAGCTCGGAAGATCTTGATGGGGATAACTTGTATAGATGTGGAAG GTGTGCTTCATATGTTCGAGCACGGAAGGAGCTGAGAATCCAAGAGGCCCCAAATATTCTGACTATCGTCCTGAAGCGATTTCGT GAGGGAAATTATGGAAAGATAAACAAATGCGTCACTTTTCCTGAAATGCTGGATATGATCCCGTTTATGACTGGTACAGACGACATACCACCGCTTTATACGCTTTATGCTGTTGTTGTCCACTTGGATACGTCGAATGCATCTTTTTCTGGTCATTATATCTCGTATGTGAGAGATTTGCAAGGCAATTGGTTTAAGATTGACGACACTGAG GTGCAACCAGTTGAGCTGAGCCAAGTGATGTCAGAAGGAGCGTATATTCTGTTCTACGCGAG GTCTCATCCACGTCGGAAAAAAGATCCCCCCAATCAATCTTCTATCTACCCTAAGAAGTCCCGATCAAAAACCGAAAAATCTTCAAAATCGGATGACAACTTtatcagaagagatacaggcctTGGTAACAATCCCAGAAAAAACCTTCTGAGACAAATTAGAAGCATACCACCAATTCCTAAAAACTATACCGAATTCTCAGATGCTGCATCATGTAATTCGCCCCTCTTCACCAGTTCAGACGACTCATCCTTCACTACAGAGAGCACCAGTGACTCTTTTAGCACCGCGGATTATGTGGATACTGTTCCTTTCTCTTCAGTCTTCCAGTCTTTGTATCCAGCCGATTCTGTGTCTCGAAGAACCATCTCATGTAGCATGTTCCCAGACAGTATTCCTGAGGCGGGATATGTTCATGAAGAGAAAGGCTTCGTTTCAGTTTCATTCGTTCAGAATCTTACAAGTCAAGATTGCGGAGTGGATCCTGAGAGGTCAGATGCCGTTCTTCGGTCGACGGGTTTGTTGGATGATTATAGTTATGGTGTAAATCTAAATTATGATGATGACTCCATAAATGGACCAGCTCAAACTTATATATGA
- the LOC142555299 gene encoding ubiquitin carboxyl-terminal hydrolase 15-like isoform X1: MLELRRTDISTSFFVFIVLPLVTYVLLGKWSEASRRKERINLIAKQAAEEALRVEDMAVGSVIPLSSVPNGGRHLCGRCSGPATTRCSQCKSVWYCSGNCQIIHWRQVHKFECHQLANKCHVLSPKCISLEDSQASISYDETIDPNPLEYNVKEPSLEKINVSMNGNSDQKSTLHENNMVERQLSNAFSNVCSNGILNSKATTIGDVNACDIQMDLTSGEHLSQKGNGGKTRMSSLENGNKARNTLLPCRDEPQKSKKSGVKRSKNSTDKSSVVRVNDNILFPESSRIANLGMMSMIGVTKSMKNDHERHSEDCVRKEKKVKMLFPYEEFVKFFQFEVLNVSPKGLVNCGNSCYANAVLQCLTWTKPLIIYHHRRSHSRAGCAKNWCLMCELERHVMTLSGSGHPLSAWNILMHIRSLNSQIGTGSQEDAHEILRLIVASMQSICLERLGGENVVDPILQETTFIQHTFGGRLRSKVKCLRCHQESERYENIMDLTLEIFGWVESLEDALTQFTSSEDLDGDNLYRCGRCASYVRARKELRIQEAPNILTIVLKRFREGNYGKINKCVTFPEMLDMIPFMTGTDDIPPLYTLYAVVVHLDTSNASFSGHYISYVRDLQGNWFKIDDTEVQPVELSQVMSEGAYILFYARSHPRRKKDPPNQSSIYPKKSRSKTEKSSKSDDNFIRRDTGLGNNPRKNLLRQIRSIPPIPKNYTEFSDAASCNSPLFTSSDDSSFTTESTSDSFSTADYVDTVPFSSVFQSLYPADSVSRRTISCSMFPDSIPEAGYVHEEKGFVSVSFVQNLTSQDCGVDPERSDAVLRSTGLLDDYSYGVNLNYDDDSINGPAQTYI; the protein is encoded by the exons ATGCTTGAGCTAAGGCGTACCGATATATCGACTTCATTTTTTGTCTTCATAGTGCTTCCCTTGGTTACGTATGTTTTACTGGGAAAATGGAGTGAGGCTTCAAGAAGGAAAGAGCGGATTAATTTGATTGCCAAACAGGCAGCAGAGGAAGCCCTTCGAGTCGAAGATATGGCTGTCGGTAGTGTTATCCCTCTCTCGAGTGTTCCAAATGGTGGCCGTCATCTTTGTGGAAGGTGCTCTGGACCCGCTACAACTCGTTGCTCCCAATGCAAATCAGTTTGGTATTG TTCTGGAAATTGTCAGATTATTCACTGGAGGCAAGTTCACAAGTTTGAGTGCCATCAATTAGCAAACAAATGCCATGTATTGTCACCAAAATGTATCTCACTTGAGGACTCTCAAGCAAGCATCTCATATGATGAAACTATAGATCCAAATCCGCTCGAATACAATGTGAAGGAGCCGAGTCTTGAGAAAATCAATGTCAGCATGAATGGAAATTCTGATCAGAAAAGCACGTTGCATGAAAACAACATGGTTGAAAGGCAACTCTCAAATGCTTTCAGTAATGTATGTTCCAATGGGATTTTGAACTCAAAGGCTACAACAATTGGCGACGTAAATGCATGTGACATTCAAATGGACTTAACCAGCGGAGAACACCTGTCTCAGAAAGGAAATGGCGGGAAGACGAGAATGAGTTCGTTGGAAAATGGCAATAAGGCGAGAAACACATTGCTTCCTTGTCGGGATGAACCgcaaaaatctaaaaaatcagGGGTGAAAAGGTCCAAAAATAGCACAGACAAGTCAA gTGTTGTTAGGGTGAACGATAACATTCTATTTCCGGAAAGCAGCAGAATTGCAAACCTTGGAATGATGAGTATGATTGGTGTGACAAAGTCCATGAAAAATGACCACGAGAGACATTCAGAAGATTGCGTAAGGAAGGAAAAAAAGGTTAAG ATGCTTTTTCCCTATGAAGAATTTGTGAAGTTCTTTCAGTTTGAAGTTCTCAATGTGTCACCCAAAGGACTCGTGAACTGTGGAAATAG TTGCTACGCCAATGCTGTGTTGCAATGCCTGACGTGGACAAAGCCTCTCATCATTTATCATCATCGCCGGTCACATTCTAGGGCTG GTTGTGCCAAAAATTGGTGCCTAATGTGTGAACTTGAACGCCATGTGATGACCCTGAGTGGAAGTGGACATCCTTTGTCTGCGTGGAACATTCTTATGCATATCCGAAGTCTTAATTCCCAGATCGGCACTGGAAGTCAAGAAGACGCTCATGAAATTTTAAG GCTTATTGTGGCGTCCATGCAGTCAATATGCCTCGAACGTTTGGGCGGGGAAAATGTTGTCGACCCCATACTGCAGGAGACAACTTTTATACAACATACATTTGGGGGTCGTCTTAGATCAAAG GTGAAATGTTTAAGGTGTCACCAAGAGTCAGAGCGGTATGAGAATATAATGGATCTTACGCTGGAGATATTTGGCTGGGTCGAGTCATTGGAGGATGCTCTGACACAGTTCACTAGCTCGGAAGATCTTGATGGGGATAACTTGTATAGATGTGGAAG GTGTGCTTCATATGTTCGAGCACGGAAGGAGCTGAGAATCCAAGAGGCCCCAAATATTCTGACTATCGTCCTGAAGCGATTTCGT GAGGGAAATTATGGAAAGATAAACAAATGCGTCACTTTTCCTGAAATGCTGGATATGATCCCGTTTATGACTGGTACAGACGACATACCACCGCTTTATACGCTTTATGCTGTTGTTGTCCACTTGGATACGTCGAATGCATCTTTTTCTGGTCATTATATCTCGTATGTGAGAGATTTGCAAGGCAATTGGTTTAAGATTGACGACACTGAG GTGCAACCAGTTGAGCTGAGCCAAGTGATGTCAGAAGGAGCGTATATTCTGTTCTACGCGAG GTCTCATCCACGTCGGAAAAAAGATCCCCCCAATCAATCTTCTATCTACCCTAAGAAGTCCCGATCAAAAACCGAAAAATCTTCAAAATCGGATGACAACTTtatcagaagagatacaggcctTGGTAACAATCCCAGAAAAAACCTTCTGAGACAAATTAGAAGCATACCACCAATTCCTAAAAACTATACCGAATTCTCAGATGCTGCATCATGTAATTCGCCCCTCTTCACCAGTTCAGACGACTCATCCTTCACTACAGAGAGCACCAGTGACTCTTTTAGCACCGCGGATTATGTGGATACTGTTCCTTTCTCTTCAGTCTTCCAGTCTTTGTATCCAGCCGATTCTGTGTCTCGAAGAACCATCTCATGTAGCATGTTCCCAGACAGTATTCCTGAGGCGGGATATGTTCATGAAGAGAAAGGCTTCGTTTCAGTTTCATTCGTTCAGAATCTTACAAGTCAAGATTGCGGAGTGGATCCTGAGAGGTCAGATGCCGTTCTTCGGTCGACGGGTTTGTTGGATGATTATAGTTATGGTGTAAATCTAAATTATGATGATGACTCCATAAATGGACCAGCTCAAACTTATATATGA